A stretch of the Butyricicoccus intestinisimiae genome encodes the following:
- a CDS encoding class I adenylate-forming enzyme family protein → MPITDLLEKNSKLYGNDVALVELNPEIKEIRRVTWKEFDLMEPTPASDYRREITWHVFDEKANRFANLLLSRGIKKGDKVAILLMNCLEWLPIYFGILKTGALAVPFNFRYDTDEIKYCAELAEVNAIVFGNHFIGRLEPIADELGRNRLMFYLGEGGCPSWAEDYTHLAANCSSQAPLIDITDEDDAAIYFSSGTTGFPKAILHNHESLMHAARVEQHHHGQTKEDVFLCIPPLYHTGAKMHWFGSLISGGKAVLLKGTKPKYILEAVSKEHCSIVWLLVPWAQDILDALDRGDLKLSDYELDQWRLMHIGAQPVPPSLIRRWKAYFPKHQYDTNYGLSESIGPGCVHLGVENIDKVGAIGVPGFGWKAKIVDEDGKEVQQGEVGELCVKGPGVMTCYYRNEEATAETLKDGWLFTGDMARQDEDGFYFLVDRKKDVIISGGENIYPVQIEDFLRAHPAIKDVAVIGMPDQRLGEITAAIIEVKEGFACSEEEIRDYCMKLPRYKRPVKIIFADIPRNPTGKIEKPKLRQMYSVEQLVARENEG, encoded by the coding sequence ATGCCAATTACCGATTTACTTGAAAAAAACAGCAAGCTGTACGGCAACGATGTCGCACTGGTTGAGCTGAATCCGGAAATCAAAGAGATTCGACGGGTAACATGGAAGGAATTTGATCTGATGGAGCCGACACCGGCTTCGGATTACCGCAGAGAGATTACGTGGCATGTGTTTGACGAGAAGGCAAACCGCTTTGCCAATCTGCTGCTCAGCCGCGGCATCAAAAAGGGCGATAAAGTTGCCATTTTGCTGATGAACTGTCTGGAATGGCTGCCGATTTATTTTGGCATTCTCAAGACCGGTGCGCTGGCGGTGCCGTTCAATTTCCGTTATGATACCGATGAAATCAAGTATTGTGCGGAGCTGGCAGAGGTCAACGCAATTGTGTTTGGCAATCATTTTATCGGCAGACTGGAGCCGATTGCCGATGAGTTGGGACGCAATCGCCTGATGTTCTATCTTGGCGAGGGCGGATGTCCGAGCTGGGCGGAGGATTACACCCATCTGGCGGCAAACTGTTCGAGTCAGGCACCGCTCATCGACATTACCGATGAGGACGATGCGGCGATTTATTTCTCCTCCGGCACGACGGGATTCCCGAAGGCCATTCTGCACAACCATGAATCGCTGATGCATGCAGCCCGCGTGGAGCAGCATCATCACGGTCAAACCAAGGAGGATGTATTCCTGTGCATTCCGCCGCTGTATCATACCGGCGCAAAGATGCATTGGTTCGGCAGCTTGATTTCCGGCGGCAAGGCTGTTTTGCTCAAGGGCACCAAGCCGAAATATATTCTCGAAGCGGTTTCCAAAGAGCATTGCAGCATTGTGTGGCTGCTTGTGCCGTGGGCACAGGATATTCTGGATGCGCTGGATCGCGGAGATCTCAAGCTGTCCGATTATGAATTGGATCAGTGGAGACTGATGCACATTGGTGCACAGCCGGTACCGCCGTCTTTGATTCGCCGTTGGAAGGCATACTTCCCGAAGCATCAGTACGATACAAACTATGGCTTGAGTGAATCGATTGGCCCGGGCTGTGTGCATCTGGGTGTGGAAAACATCGACAAGGTGGGCGCCATCGGCGTGCCGGGCTTTGGCTGGAAAGCGAAGATTGTCGATGAGGACGGCAAGGAAGTGCAGCAGGGAGAAGTCGGCGAACTGTGCGTCAAGGGTCCGGGCGTCATGACCTGCTATTACCGCAACGAAGAAGCGACAGCGGAAACTCTCAAGGATGGCTGGCTGTTTACCGGAGATATGGCGCGTCAGGATGAGGACGGATTTTATTTCCTTGTAGACCGTAAGAAGGACGTCATCATCAGCGGCGGCGAGAACATTTATCCGGTACAGATTGAAGATTTCCTGCGTGCGCATCCGGCCATTAAGGACGTTGCCGTGATTGGTATGCCGGATCAGCGTCTCGGCGAGATTACCGCGGCAATTATCGAGGTAAAAGAAGGCTTTGCCTGCTCTGAAGAGGAAATCCGCGACTACTGCATGAAGCTGCCGCGCTATAAGCGTCCGGTCAAGATTATCTTTGCAGACATTCCGCGCAACCCAACCGGCAAAATTGAAAAGCCCAAGCTGCGCCAGATGTACAGCGTAGAACAGCTGGTGGCAAGAGAAAACGAAGGCTGA
- a CDS encoding YerC/YecD family TrpR-related protein produces MARLDHKKPSMALYENILKLKNVDECRQFFEDLCTVSEARAMEQRFDVAVLLTEGKIYNEILGCTGASSATISRVSRMLSGGTGVLRSMTEQIAKEDEDK; encoded by the coding sequence ATGGCAAGATTAGACCACAAGAAGCCGAGTATGGCTCTATATGAGAACATCCTGAAGCTGAAAAACGTTGATGAGTGCAGACAGTTCTTTGAAGATCTGTGCACGGTATCCGAGGCGCGTGCAATGGAGCAGCGCTTTGATGTGGCGGTTTTGCTGACGGAGGGAAAAATTTATAATGAAATTCTCGGATGCACCGGCGCGAGCAGCGCGACCATCAGCCGCGTCAGCCGCATGCTGTCCGGCGGCACCGGCGTGCTGCGCAGCATGACCGAACAGATTGCAAAAGAGGACGAGGACAAGTAA
- the iorA gene encoding indolepyruvate ferredoxin oxidoreductase subunit alpha produces the protein MKQLMLGNKAVARGLYEAGCAVVSSYPGTPSTEVTEEAAKYDEMYCEWAPNEKVAMEVAFGACLAGKRSFCGMKHVGLNVAADPLFTVSYTGVNAGMVIVVADDAGMHSSQNEQDSRHHAIASKIPMLEPSDSAEARAFTMRAFELSEQFDTPVIIKMCTRVAHSQSIVEPGERVEPPVKPYEKNIGKYVMMPGNAKKRHPIVEQRTRDLIAFAENCEFNRVEWGDTSIGIIASSTCYQYAKEVFGEKASILKLGMINPLPEKLILDFAAKVDKLVVIEELDPIIENHCKQLGLTVTGKDVLPIEDEFSQNLIAEKLGMSVPEGKKLDETMPARPPVMCAGCPHRGMFYTLSKNKCTVLGDIGCYTLGAVAPLNAIEMTLCMGASISSIHGFNKALGEESEGKTVAVIGDSTFMHSGMTGLANIAYNQSNSTVIILDNSITGMTGHQQNPTTGYNIKGDPAGKIDLESLCRAMGFARIRVVDPYDLKQCDTVLKEELAAQEPSVIISRRPCALLKYVKHNPPLKVDNDACRGCRSCMKLGCPAISIKNGKAVVDATLCVGCGVCQQMCAFDALKA, from the coding sequence ATGAAACAGCTTATGCTGGGCAACAAGGCAGTTGCCCGCGGTCTGTATGAAGCAGGCTGCGCGGTCGTTTCCAGCTACCCGGGCACACCGAGTACCGAGGTAACCGAAGAAGCCGCAAAATATGATGAGATGTACTGCGAATGGGCACCGAATGAGAAGGTAGCCATGGAAGTCGCATTCGGCGCCTGTCTGGCAGGCAAGCGCAGCTTCTGCGGCATGAAGCACGTTGGCCTGAACGTAGCAGCGGATCCGCTGTTCACCGTTTCGTACACCGGTGTCAATGCCGGTATGGTTATCGTTGTCGCAGACGATGCCGGTATGCATTCCTCTCAGAACGAGCAGGATTCCCGCCATCATGCGATTGCATCCAAGATTCCGATGCTGGAGCCGTCCGACTCCGCCGAAGCACGTGCGTTTACCATGCGTGCGTTTGAGCTGTCTGAGCAGTTCGACACGCCGGTCATCATTAAGATGTGCACCCGCGTGGCACATTCCCAGAGCATCGTAGAGCCGGGCGAGCGCGTAGAGCCGCCGGTAAAGCCGTATGAAAAGAACATCGGCAAGTACGTTATGATGCCGGGCAACGCGAAGAAGCGTCATCCGATTGTAGAGCAGCGCACCCGCGACCTGATTGCCTTCGCAGAAAACTGTGAGTTCAACCGCGTCGAGTGGGGCGATACTTCGATTGGTATCATCGCTTCCAGCACCTGCTATCAGTATGCAAAGGAAGTATTTGGCGAAAAGGCTTCGATTCTCAAGCTGGGTATGATTAACCCGCTGCCGGAAAAGCTGATTCTCGACTTTGCCGCAAAGGTTGACAAGCTGGTTGTCATTGAAGAGCTGGATCCGATTATTGAGAATCACTGCAAGCAGCTGGGTCTGACCGTAACCGGCAAGGATGTTCTGCCGATTGAGGACGAGTTCTCTCAGAATCTGATTGCAGAAAAGCTGGGCATGTCGGTTCCGGAAGGCAAGAAGCTGGACGAGACCATGCCGGCACGCCCGCCGGTTATGTGTGCCGGATGTCCGCACCGCGGCATGTTCTACACACTGTCCAAGAACAAGTGCACCGTACTCGGTGACATCGGATGTTATACGCTGGGCGCTGTCGCTCCGCTCAACGCCATCGAAATGACGCTGTGCATGGGCGCCTCGATTTCTTCCATTCATGGTTTTAACAAGGCACTGGGCGAAGAATCCGAGGGCAAGACGGTTGCTGTCATCGGTGACTCGACCTTTATGCACTCCGGTATGACCGGCTTGGCAAACATTGCGTATAACCAGAGCAATTCGACGGTTATTATTCTGGATAACTCCATCACCGGCATGACCGGCCATCAGCAGAACCCGACCACGGGCTATAACATCAAGGGCGATCCGGCCGGCAAGATTGATTTGGAATCTCTGTGCCGTGCGATGGGCTTTGCGCGCATCCGTGTGGTTGACCCGTATGATCTCAAGCAGTGTGATACCGTTCTCAAGGAAGAGCTGGCAGCACAGGAGCCGTCTGTTATCATCAGCCGCCGTCCGTGCGCACTGCTCAAGTACGTCAAGCACAATCCGCCGCTCAAGGTGGACAATGATGCCTGCCGCGGCTGCCGCAGCTGCATGAAGCTGGGCTGTCCGGCAATCAGCATCAAGAACGGCAAGGCAGTTGTTGACGCAACCCTGTGCGTGGGCTGTGGTGTCTGCCAGCAGATGTGTGCGTTTGACGCGCTGAAGGCGTAA
- a CDS encoding RNA polymerase sigma factor, giving the protein MQNHSGRPTGEDAEQIFRRYADTLFRFCFTLAGNQTDAEDAVSETMIRYITRAPAFDSEEHRKAWLLRVAANICRDMHRFHLRHTYVSLEDAYNLCADEKQVDVLEEVMRLPQKLKTVMYLYYIEGYTSEEIADMLHISAAAVRKRLQYGRKKLKFELEESGQLKLKGSEGI; this is encoded by the coding sequence ATGCAGAATCATTCCGGACGGCCGACGGGTGAGGATGCAGAACAGATTTTTCGCAGATATGCAGATACGCTGTTCCGCTTTTGCTTTACCCTTGCGGGCAATCAGACAGACGCAGAGGATGCTGTGTCGGAAACCATGATTCGATATATCACGCGCGCCCCTGCGTTTGACAGTGAGGAGCACCGAAAAGCATGGCTTCTGCGCGTGGCGGCAAATATCTGCCGAGACATGCACCGCTTTCATTTGCGTCACACCTATGTTTCCTTGGAAGATGCCTATAACCTGTGCGCAGACGAGAAGCAGGTTGACGTCTTGGAGGAAGTCATGCGGCTGCCGCAAAAGCTGAAAACCGTGATGTATCTCTATTATATCGAAGGATACACATCGGAGGAAATCGCAGATATGCTGCATATTTCTGCCGCAGCCGTGCGCAAACGATTGCAGTATGGGCGAAAAAAGCTCAAGTTTGAGCTGGAAGAAAGCGGACAGCTGAAGCTGAAAGGGAGCGAAGGGATATGA
- a CDS encoding indolepyruvate oxidoreductase subunit beta — protein sequence MTTNVMIVGVGGQGSLLASKLLGRLLLDQNYDVKVSEVHGMSQRGGSVVTYVRFGDHVYSPIIDKGEADFIVSFEKLEAARWMEYLKPGGRVIVNTQEIDPMPVITGAAEYPSDLVEKMQALGAKVDAMDALAIATEAGSAKAVNIALMGRLSRYFDQISEQAWLDALEASVPAKFLELNRKAFHLGRVE from the coding sequence ATGACAACAAATGTAATGATTGTAGGTGTCGGCGGTCAGGGCTCCCTGCTGGCAAGTAAGCTGCTCGGACGTCTGCTGCTCGACCAGAATTATGATGTCAAGGTTTCCGAAGTGCATGGCATGAGCCAGCGCGGCGGCAGCGTTGTAACCTATGTTCGCTTTGGCGATCACGTATATTCCCCGATTATTGATAAGGGCGAGGCGGATTTCATCGTTTCGTTTGAGAAGCTGGAAGCTGCTCGCTGGATGGAATATCTCAAGCCGGGCGGACGCGTCATTGTCAATACACAGGAAATTGACCCGATGCCGGTTATTACCGGTGCGGCAGAGTACCCGTCGGATCTGGTAGAAAAAATGCAGGCGCTGGGCGCAAAGGTCGATGCGATGGACGCACTGGCAATTGCAACCGAAGCAGGCTCTGCCAAGGCGGTCAATATTGCACTGATGGGCAGACTGTCCCGCTATTTTGACCAGATTAGCGAGCAGGCTTGGCTGGACGCGCTGGAAGCAAGCGTTCCGGCAAAGTTCCTGGAGCTGAATAGAAAGGCTTTCCACCTCGGAAGAGTAGAGTAA
- a CDS encoding MGDG synthase family glycosyltransferase produces the protein MKILLLSVTAGYGHYATAKALADLFEQKGAEVEIVDVYEYISKMIQQALAKGYLLSSKYTPELYRLFYDKTSQTKEKLNKMNIVKLVNTLGAFRFESFVENFEPDAIVCTHVLAAHLVSQMKQRGMVTAPSIGIATDYCIHPYWEDVLYMDGLVIASELITQSAVKRGIPEQRLLPFGIPVHPKFNQHIQKTEARRQLGLDAERPVLLVMSGSMGYGDCAETVQHITNAGVDFQILAVCGNNKKAYQHLQNFLDDYTGVCSIRVMGFVDNVDVLMSAADCIITKPGGLTVTEAIAKGLPMILANPIPGQEERNVEFLLNNGMAMLVTKTFPLDEVLYYLLNNPVRVQTMQDTIRALGHPDASERLVEYVMDLVRKRQRAVFSLSRVKNGTIDET, from the coding sequence ATGAAGATATTATTATTGTCGGTTACAGCGGGCTATGGACACTATGCCACAGCAAAAGCACTGGCCGATCTTTTTGAACAGAAGGGCGCAGAGGTCGAGATTGTCGATGTGTATGAATATATCAGCAAAATGATACAGCAGGCGTTGGCAAAAGGCTACCTGTTATCTTCCAAGTATACGCCGGAGCTGTATCGGCTGTTTTACGATAAGACCTCGCAAACCAAAGAAAAACTCAATAAGATGAACATAGTCAAGCTGGTCAATACGCTGGGCGCCTTCCGGTTTGAATCGTTTGTGGAAAACTTTGAGCCGGATGCGATTGTGTGCACACATGTGCTCGCAGCGCATCTGGTCAGCCAGATGAAGCAGCGCGGCATGGTCACAGCGCCGAGCATCGGCATCGCAACCGACTATTGCATCCATCCGTATTGGGAGGATGTGCTGTACATGGATGGACTCGTCATAGCGAGCGAGCTGATTACCCAGAGCGCGGTAAAGCGCGGCATTCCGGAGCAGCGGCTGTTGCCGTTTGGCATTCCGGTTCATCCGAAATTCAATCAGCACATACAAAAGACGGAGGCGCGCCGACAGCTTGGACTGGATGCCGAGCGTCCGGTACTGCTCGTCATGAGTGGCAGCATGGGATACGGAGACTGTGCGGAGACCGTGCAGCATATTACCAATGCCGGCGTAGATTTTCAAATTCTCGCCGTGTGCGGCAACAATAAAAAGGCATATCAGCATTTGCAAAATTTTCTGGATGACTATACCGGTGTGTGCAGCATTCGTGTGATGGGATTTGTGGACAACGTGGATGTGCTGATGAGTGCGGCGGACTGCATCATTACCAAGCCGGGTGGCTTGACGGTCACGGAAGCCATTGCAAAGGGACTGCCGATGATTTTGGCGAATCCGATTCCGGGACAGGAAGAACGCAACGTGGAATTTTTGCTCAACAACGGCATGGCGATGCTTGTCACCAAGACATTTCCGTTGGATGAGGTACTGTATTATCTGCTCAACAATCCGGTGCGGGTGCAGACCATGCAGGATACCATTCGGGCGCTGGGGCATCCGGATGCCTCGGAACGATTGGTAGAATATGTGATGGATTTGGTTCGGAAGCGACAGCGGGCAGTTTTTTCACTGTCGCGTGTCAAAAACGGAACGATAGACGAAACATAA
- the murC gene encoding UDP-N-acetylmuramate--L-alanine ligase, whose translation MSDFSLKSYVTDHKTIHLVGIGGVSMSALAELLLHLGAKVTGSDRTETDVTDKLAKLGASITYAHLPENVDSADLVIRTAAVHDDNPEIAHARELGIPVMERAQAWGKIMLEYKHAVCVSGTHGKTTTTSMLTMIGIECGSDPTVMVGSNLDAIGGTLRIGAHDYFIAESCEYTNSFLSFHPTVAVVLNVDADHLDFFKDIDDIIHSFHRFCELVPENGAIVVNHDSANAMKAVAGIDRTCITFGTTPEADVYPENVTDNHGYYSFDVMHKGKLFTHVDLSVPGRHNMLNALASCAVCIFIGLDPEKSAAGLKKFTGSSRRFQLTGHMANGATVIDDYAHHPTEMTATLKTAREMDFDRIICVFQSHTYSRTKALLPQFVEALKLCDKAIVADIYAAREKNTFGISGKDIADQLDGGEYYPSFEQIEARVREIAQPNDLIITMGAGNINGIGPKLCVDAK comes from the coding sequence ATGTCTGACTTTTCTTTAAAGTCCTATGTAACAGACCATAAGACCATCCACCTCGTCGGCATCGGCGGCGTGTCCATGTCTGCCCTTGCCGAGCTGCTTTTACACCTCGGTGCAAAAGTAACCGGCTCTGACCGCACGGAAACCGACGTCACAGACAAACTGGCCAAGCTGGGCGCCAGCATTACATACGCACATCTGCCGGAAAACGTAGACAGCGCAGACCTCGTAATCCGCACCGCCGCTGTTCACGATGACAATCCGGAAATCGCGCACGCACGCGAGCTGGGCATTCCGGTTATGGAACGCGCACAGGCGTGGGGCAAGATTATGCTGGAGTACAAGCATGCCGTTTGTGTATCCGGCACCCACGGCAAGACCACAACCACTTCCATGCTGACGATGATTGGTATCGAATGCGGTTCTGACCCGACGGTCATGGTCGGCAGCAATCTGGATGCCATCGGCGGCACGCTGCGCATCGGCGCGCATGATTACTTCATCGCTGAGTCCTGTGAGTACACCAACTCCTTCCTCAGCTTCCACCCGACGGTTGCCGTTGTGCTCAATGTCGATGCAGACCATCTGGACTTCTTCAAGGACATTGATGATATCATTCATTCGTTCCACCGCTTCTGCGAGCTGGTTCCGGAAAACGGCGCCATTGTCGTCAACCACGACTCCGCCAACGCCATGAAGGCAGTTGCAGGCATCGACCGCACCTGTATCACGTTCGGCACCACACCGGAGGCAGATGTTTATCCGGAAAATGTCACCGACAACCACGGCTACTACAGCTTTGACGTCATGCACAAGGGCAAGCTGTTCACGCATGTCGATCTGTCCGTGCCGGGCCGTCACAACATGCTCAATGCGCTGGCTTCCTGTGCGGTATGTATTTTCATCGGTTTGGATCCGGAGAAATCCGCAGCAGGTCTCAAGAAGTTCACGGGTTCTTCCCGCCGCTTCCAGCTGACCGGCCATATGGCAAACGGTGCAACCGTCATTGATGACTATGCACATCATCCGACGGAGATGACGGCAACGCTCAAGACCGCCCGCGAGATGGATTTTGACCGCATCATCTGTGTTTTCCAGTCTCACACGTATTCCCGCACCAAGGCACTGCTTCCGCAGTTTGTCGAGGCGCTCAAGCTGTGCGACAAGGCGATTGTGGCAGACATCTATGCTGCCCGCGAAAAAAACACGTTTGGCATCAGCGGCAAGGACATTGCAGACCAGCTGGATGGCGGCGAATACTATCCGTCTTTCGAGCAGATTGAAGCGCGTGTCCGCGAAATTGCGCAGCCGAACGACCTCATCATCACGATGGGCGCCGGCAACATCAACGGCATCGGCCCAAAGCTGTGTGTTGACGCAAAG